TTGATCCCGCGATGTCCGGCGCGTGCGCCTGCGGGGCGTTCGTCGCCAACGAGAAGCTGAGCGCGCAGCAGGAGACCGCGCTGGTGGAGCTGACCGGCCGCACCGAGTCGATCACCCTGTCGGTGCAGGCCCAGTCCGAGGCGACCCAGGCGGCGTTCCTGATGCCGGTTCCCGCGCGCGCCCGGTTCGAGATCGCGGACGGGGAGCTGTTCACCGAACTCGACCGGATCAGCCGCCCGGACGTCGAGGTGCGGACCGTGACGGTCTACGGGGACGGCAGCGGCGCCGCGCCGGGGGACGGGCGTGGCGCCACGGTCGTCGACCACGTCGAGGTCGGGCCGTACGAGGTAGCCCAGCTCGCCGGGACCGACGCCACCGCCGTGACGCAGTGGTTGGGAGACCACGACTTCACCCTGCCGACCGCCCTCGGCGGCGCGCTCTCGCCGTACCTCGCGGAGGGCTGGCTCGTCGTCGCGGTGCGCCTGTCCCCCACGTCCGGCAGCCTGTCCGACGGGCTGCCGCCGATGCGGCTGGCGTTCGAGACCGACACGCCGGTCTACCCGATGCGCCTGTCCGCCACGGCCGAGAGCCGGCAGCCGCTGCGCCTGTACGTGCTGGCCGACCACCGGATGGACGTCAGCAACCCGGCGCCCGCGGGCACCGCTCCCGAACTGACGTTCGCGGGCGAGGTGAAGCCGGACCCGCAGTACCCGGTGCTGTCCGCCGGGTTGACCGGCCCGCGTTTCCTGACCCGCTACGACGCCGAGTTCCGGCCGAAGAACATCACCGACGACATCCGCATGACCCGTGCCGCGACCGACGGCCACCACCGCGCGGTCGTGACCGTCGTGCGAACCGTCCACTCGGTGTGGCCGTTCCGGGAAGCGCCGTGGATCGTCCTGGGCTTGGTGCTGGCCGGTGGCGCCTTCCTGATCACCCGCCGGGTCCGGTCGCGCCGTTCGGCCAAGGCCTGACGCTCACCGCACGACCGGCAGGCGCACCGTGACGTCACGCAACACCATCACGCCTGGCGTGCGGCTGCCGTGCAGGACGAACATGTCCGACAGCGCGCTCACGGTCAGGAACAGCGACTGACCGGCCGGGACCGTGGTGGCGACCGACGGCAACTCGATCGTCCGACGGGCACCGAGGTTCAGGCCCTTCTCACGGTGTGGCAGCACGTTGTTCTGCACGACCTTCGCGTCCACAGGGGACGTGCCGACGCTGAGCGCGAAGAACGCGCGGCTGTCCAGGCCGAGCGTGGTGACCAGGGCGTCCAGCGAGGGTGACCCGGCGATCGTGAGCGGGCCGTTCGCGATCTTGATCGCCTGTGGCACGCCGACACCTGCCGTGGTCACGATGTCCGGCAGGGCGAC
This is a stretch of genomic DNA from Saccharothrix ecbatanensis. It encodes these proteins:
- a CDS encoding DUF2330 domain-containing protein; this translates as MATRMAVVAALAVTMVAVDPAMSGACACGAFVANEKLSAQQETALVELTGRTESITLSVQAQSEATQAAFLMPVPARARFEIADGELFTELDRISRPDVEVRTVTVYGDGSGAAPGDGRGATVVDHVEVGPYEVAQLAGTDATAVTQWLGDHDFTLPTALGGALSPYLAEGWLVVAVRLSPTSGSLSDGLPPMRLAFETDTPVYPMRLSATAESRQPLRLYVLADHRMDVSNPAPAGTAPELTFAGEVKPDPQYPVLSAGLTGPRFLTRYDAEFRPKNITDDIRMTRAATDGHHRAVVTVVRTVHSVWPFREAPWIVLGLVLAGGAFLITRRVRSRRSAKA